A window of Acidobacteriota bacterium contains these coding sequences:
- a CDS encoding TlyA family RNA methyltransferase translates to MKKKRLDVLLVERGLAPSRARAEALILAGRVAVAGKERVKPGTPVDDAAEVSVGEPEHPWVSRGGVKLASGLTHFGIDPAGRVCLDVGASTGGFTDVLLARGAARVYAVDVGWGQLHAKLRGDPRVVLRERVNARLLSRTEVPEEPSLLVGDLSFISLTLVLPAAVPLLAPSADVLVLVKPQFEAERGEVGRGGIVRDEAVRARAVARVEASAAALGLVPRGAVPSPITGADGNVEYLAAFRRNPATLSG, encoded by the coding sequence CTGAAGAAGAAGCGGCTCGACGTCCTCCTCGTCGAGCGCGGCCTCGCCCCGTCGCGCGCGCGCGCCGAGGCCCTCATCCTCGCCGGGCGCGTCGCGGTCGCCGGGAAGGAGAGGGTGAAGCCCGGGACGCCCGTCGACGACGCTGCAGAGGTCTCCGTCGGCGAGCCCGAGCACCCGTGGGTCTCGCGCGGGGGCGTCAAGCTCGCCTCCGGCCTGACTCACTTCGGGATCGATCCCGCGGGGCGCGTCTGCCTGGACGTCGGCGCGTCCACCGGGGGGTTCACGGACGTGCTCCTCGCGCGGGGGGCCGCGCGGGTCTACGCGGTCGACGTCGGATGGGGGCAGCTCCACGCGAAGCTGCGCGGCGACCCGCGCGTGGTCCTCAGGGAAAGGGTAAACGCGCGGCTCCTGTCGCGCACCGAGGTCCCCGAGGAGCCGTCCCTCCTCGTCGGAGATCTCTCCTTCATCTCGCTGACGCTCGTCCTGCCGGCGGCCGTTCCGCTCCTCGCGCCGTCGGCGGACGTCCTCGTCCTCGTCAAGCCGCAGTTCGAGGCGGAACGCGGGGAGGTCGGGCGAGGCGGGATCGTCCGCGACGAGGCCGTCCGGGCCCGCGCGGTCGCCCGCGTCGAGGCTTCGGCCGCGGCGCTGGGCCTCGTGCCCCGCGGCGCCGTGCCGTCGCCGATCACGGGCGCCGACGGCAACGTGGAATACCTCGCCGCGTTCCGGAGGAATCCCGCTACACTTTCGGGGTGA
- a CDS encoding zinc-binding dehydrogenase, protein MAEVAHIGPSSRAGGAGAPPPVFTFKEIFSSLSSSSSNSFPLVIDTTGDPGVIEALPALAADGGTVLLFAGLPAGARVAIDAHAVHYREVSIVGSFHYTPREVDEALDLLSGGAIPAAEIVSARRPLAEWQAAFDLARAGTALKVAVIP, encoded by the coding sequence ATGGCAGAGGTCGCTCACATCGGGCCCTCGTCGCGCGCGGGCGGCGCCGGCGCTCCGCCTCCCGTATTCACCTTCAAAGAAATCTTCTCTTCTCTCTCTTCCTCTTCCTCAAACTCTTTTCCTCTCGTCATCGACACGACGGGCGATCCCGGCGTCATCGAGGCGCTGCCGGCGCTCGCGGCCGACGGCGGGACGGTGCTTCTCTTCGCCGGGCTGCCGGCGGGTGCGCGCGTCGCGATCGACGCCCACGCGGTTCACTACCGGGAGGTCTCGATCGTCGGCTCGTTCCACTACACGCCTCGCGAGGTGGACGAGGCGCTCGACCTGCTCTCCGGCGGCGCCATTCCCGCCGCGGAGATCGTCTCGGCCCGCCGCCCGCTTGCCGAGTGGCAGGCGGCGTTCGACCTCGCCCGCGCCGGGACGGCCCTGAAGGTCGCGGTGATCCCGTGA
- a CDS encoding NAD(+)/NADH kinase, with translation MTVRKRSASRVRRVGLVTRYTSQDALELSRKLDRRLTKRGYEVVHDLESSAAREVDGGVARTEIARAVDLLVTLGGDGTLLSVARHPAPNVPILGIDIGTLGFLTTCSPGDCDEILEDALAGTARLEERRLLSVSVAEGRRPARTYRVVNDAVLGKSALARIAAIRVDVDGRTVSRYRGDGLIVSTPTGSTAYNLSAGGPILEPTMPALVLSPICPHTLSLRPLVLPDSVRLDLRVEEDATGVFLTLDGQEGFPVSAATRISISRARETVSLVRASAGSFWDVLAGKLSFGGERDNASR, from the coding sequence GTGACGGTCCGAAAGAGGAGCGCCTCGCGCGTGCGCCGGGTGGGCCTCGTCACCCGGTATACGAGCCAGGACGCGCTCGAGCTCTCCCGCAAGCTGGATCGCCGCCTCACGAAGCGCGGCTACGAGGTCGTGCACGACCTCGAGTCCTCCGCGGCCCGCGAGGTCGATGGCGGCGTGGCGCGGACGGAGATCGCGCGCGCCGTCGACCTCCTCGTGACGCTCGGCGGCGACGGCACCCTTCTCTCGGTCGCCCGCCATCCCGCGCCGAACGTGCCCATCCTCGGGATCGACATCGGGACGCTCGGGTTTCTCACGACCTGCAGCCCCGGTGACTGCGACGAGATTCTCGAGGACGCGCTCGCGGGAACCGCGCGCCTCGAGGAGCGGCGTCTCCTCTCGGTGTCCGTGGCGGAAGGGCGCCGCCCGGCGCGGACGTATCGCGTCGTGAACGACGCCGTCCTCGGCAAGTCCGCGCTCGCGCGCATCGCGGCGATCCGCGTCGACGTGGACGGCCGGACGGTCTCGCGCTACCGGGGCGACGGGCTCATCGTCTCGACGCCGACGGGCTCGACCGCCTACAACCTCTCGGCCGGCGGCCCGATTCTCGAGCCGACGATGCCGGCCCTCGTCCTGTCGCCCATCTGCCCCCACACCTTGTCGCTCCGCCCGCTCGTCCTGCCGGACTCCGTCCGACTCGACCTGCGCGTCGAGGAGGACGCGACGGGAGTCTTCCTGACGCTCGACGGGCAGGAGGGGTTCCCCGTGAGCGCCGCGACGCGCATTTCAATCTCCCGCGCGCGGGAAACCGTCTCGCTCGTTCGGGCCTCGGCGGGCTCCTTCTGGGACGTCCTGGCGGGGAAGCTCTCGTTCGGCGGCGAGCGGGACAACGCGTCGCGCTAG
- a CDS encoding alcohol dehydrogenase catalytic domain-containing protein, which produces MRTMRAAVAHSVDRIEVVTREVPAIGPGELLVAMKAVGICGSDTTGWYVATKAPAVLGHEPAGVVAEAGEGAAFRPGDRVVVHHHAACGKCRWCLVGEDVQCEAWKKNRLDPGGLAEFVHVDAAAVATDVFRLADSMSFEDGALAEPVACAVKAVRRAAIRRGDTVAVIGLGANGILLGLVARAAGAATLVGCDPDPQRRAHALRLGFDAVGEPGEEFSLKVKRGDRAGADVVFVLPTSEDAVLSALSAAGPAGRVVFYSPVAPGKSWTIEPHLPYLRDLSMLFSYSSGARDLREALSLIERGVVKASDLVTHRVPLEDAAEAFRLARRGGDVLKVMVTI; this is translated from the coding sequence GTGAGGACGATGCGCGCGGCGGTCGCGCATTCCGTGGACCGGATCGAAGTCGTCACGCGCGAGGTGCCCGCGATCGGCCCGGGCGAGCTCCTCGTCGCGATGAAGGCGGTCGGGATCTGCGGCAGCGACACGACGGGCTGGTACGTCGCGACGAAGGCTCCGGCCGTCCTCGGCCACGAGCCCGCGGGCGTCGTCGCCGAGGCGGGGGAGGGCGCGGCGTTCCGGCCGGGCGACCGCGTCGTCGTCCACCACCACGCGGCGTGCGGGAAGTGCCGCTGGTGCCTCGTGGGCGAGGACGTCCAGTGCGAGGCGTGGAAGAAGAACCGCCTCGACCCGGGCGGACTCGCGGAATTCGTCCACGTGGATGCGGCCGCGGTGGCGACGGACGTGTTCCGACTGGCGGACAGCATGAGCTTCGAGGACGGCGCGCTCGCCGAGCCGGTGGCCTGCGCGGTGAAGGCCGTGCGGCGCGCGGCCATCCGCCGAGGCGACACCGTCGCCGTCATCGGCCTCGGCGCGAACGGCATCCTCCTCGGCCTCGTTGCGCGGGCCGCGGGCGCGGCGACACTCGTCGGCTGCGATCCGGACCCGCAGAGGCGGGCCCACGCGCTGCGACTTGGGTTTGATGCCGTGGGAGAGCCCGGAGAAGAATTTTCTTTGAAGGTGAAGAGGGGAGATCGCGCGGGCGCCGACGTGGTCTTCGTGCTGCCGACCAGCGAAGACGCGGTCCTTTCAGCTCTCTCGGCGGCGGGCCCGGCGGGCCGAGTCGTGTTCTATTCACCGGTCGCGCCCGGCAAGAGCTGGACGATCGAGCCGCATCTGCCTTACCTGCGCGACCTTTCAATGCTCTTCTCTTATTCCTCCGGAGCGCGGGATCTTCGCGAGGCTTTGTCGCTCATCGAGCGCGGCGTCGTGAAGGCCTCCGATCTCGTGACGCACCGCGTGCCGCTCGAGGACGCCGCCGAGGCGTTCCGGCTCGCGCGCCGGGGCGGCGACGTCCTCAAGGTGATGGTGACGATCTGA